The following are from one region of the Staphylococcus argenteus genome:
- the rlmH gene encoding 23S rRNA (pseudouridine(1915)-N(3))-methyltransferase RlmH — translation MKITILAVGKLKEKYWKQAIAEYEKRLGPYTKIDIIEVPDEKAPENMSDKEIEQVKEKEGQRILAKIKPQSTVITLEIQGKMLSSEGLAQELNQRMTQGQSDFVFVIGGSNGLHKDVLQRSNYALSFSKMTFPHQMMRVVLIEQVYRAFKIMRGEAYHK, via the coding sequence ATGAAAATCACCATTTTAGCTGTAGGGAAACTAAAAGAGAAATATTGGAAGCAAGCCATAGCAGAATATGAAAAACGTTTAGGCCCATACACCAAGATAGACATCATAGAAGTTCCAGACGAAAAAGCACCAGAAAATATGAGCGACAAAGAAATTGAGCAAGTAAAAGAAAAAGAAGGCCAACGAATACTAGCCAAAATCAAACCACAATCAACAGTCATTACATTAGAAATACAAGGAAAGATGCTATCTTCCGAAGGATTGGCCCAAGAATTGAACCAACGCATGACCCAAGGGCAAAGCGACTTTGTATTCGTCATTGGCGGATCAAACGGCCTGCACAAGGACGTCTTACAACGTAGTAACTACGCGCTATCATTCAGTAAAATGACATTCCCACATCAAATGATGCGGGTTGTGTTAATTGAGCAAGTGTATAGAGCGTTTAAGATTATGCGTGGAGAAGCATATCATAAATGA
- a CDS encoding MBL fold metallo-hydrolase, producing the protein MSVLASGSTGNATFVENEKGSLLVDVGLTGKKMEELFSQIDRNIQDLNGILVTHEHIDHIKGLGVLARKYQLPIYANEKTWQEIEKKDSRIPMDQKFIFNPYETKSIAGFDVESFNVSHDAIDPQFYIFHNNYKKFTILTDTGYVSDRMKGMIRGSDAFIFESNHDVDMLRMCRYPWKTKQRILGDMGHVSNEDAGHAMTDVITGNTKRIYLSHLSQDNNMKDLARMSVGQVLKEHDIDTEKEVLLCDTDKAIPTPIYTI; encoded by the coding sequence ATGAGTGTATTAGCAAGTGGTAGTACAGGTAACGCCACTTTTGTAGAAAATGAAAAAGGTAGTCTATTAGTTGATGTTGGTTTGACTGGCAAGAAAATGGAAGAATTGTTTAGTCAAATTGACCGTAATATTCAAGATTTAAATGGCATTTTAGTAACACATGAACATATTGACCATATTAAAGGTTTAGGTGTTTTGGCGCGTAAATATCAATTGCCAATTTATGCGAATGAAAAGACTTGGCAGGAAATTGAAAAGAAAGATAGTCGCATCCCTATGGATCAGAAATTCATTTTTAATCCTTATGAAACGAAATCTATTGCAGGTTTTGATGTTGAATCGTTTAACGTGTCACATGATGCGATAGATCCGCAATTTTATATTTTCCATAATAACTATAAGAAGTTTACGATTTTAACGGATACGGGTTACGTGTCTGATCGTATGAAAGGTATGATACGTGGAAGTGATGCCTTTATTTTTGAAAGTAATCATGACGTCGATATGTTGAGAATGTGCCGTTATCCATGGAAGACGAAGCAACGTATTTTAGGCGATATGGGACATGTATCTAATGAGGATGCGGGCCATGCGATGACAGACGTGATTACAGGCAACACGAAACGTATTTACCTATCGCATTTATCACAAGATAATAACATGAAAGATTTGGCGCGTATGAGTGTTGGTCAAGTATTGAAAGAACACGATATTGATACGGAAAAAGAAGTGTTACTATGTGATACGGATAAAGCTATTCCAACGCCAATATATACAATATAA
- a CDS encoding MrcB family domain-containing protein has product MIDNFMQVLKLIKEKRTNNVVKKSDWDKGDLYKTLVHDKLPKQLKVHIKEDKYSVVGKVATGNYSKVPWISIYDENITKETKDGYYLVYLFHPEGEGIYLSLNQGWSKISDMFPRDKNAAKQRALTLSSELNKYITSNEFNTGRFYYAENKDSSYDLKNDYPSGYSHGSIRFKYYDLNEGFTEEDMLEDLKKFLELFNELASKVTKTSYDSLVNSIDEIQEDSEIEEIRTAQKDKTLKEVEAPKGIIPKYKKGVSKTTKNDSEIEKSNKENKLTGKVGEKLALNYFNELIDNKIDEDKKEQFRNILNDNPGSQHGHGYDLVAFDPTNTDKAVEKFIEIKTSTSSSIEEPFFMSLNEMFAMKEYKQKYLILRIFNVSGKEPQFYFIDPYANYSEFKDVDDLIDKVFNVEAIQYKVFGEK; this is encoded by the coding sequence ATGATAGACAACTTTATGCAGGTCCTTAAATTAATTAAAGAGAAACGTACCAATAATGTAGTTAAAAAATCTGATTGGGATAAAGGTGATCTATATAAAACTTTAGTCCATGATAAGTTACCCAAGCAGTTAAAAGTGCATATAAAAGAAGATAAATATTCAGTTGTAGGGAAGGTTGCTACTGGGAACTATAGTAAAGTTCCTTGGATTTCAATATATGATGAGAATATAACAAAAGAAACAAAGGATGGATATTATTTGGTATATCTTTTTCATCCGGAAGGAGAAGGCATATACTTATCTTTGAATCAAGGATGGTCAAAGATAAGTGATATGTTTCCGCGGGATAAAAATGCTGCAAAACAAAGAGCATTAACTTTATCTTCCGAACTCAATAAATATATTACATCAAATGAATTTAATACTGGAAGATTTTATTACGCAGAAAATAAAGATTCATCTTATGATTTAAAAAATGATTATCCATCAGGATATTCTCATGGATCAATAAGATTCAAATATTATGATTTGAATGAAGGATTCACAGAAGAAGATATGCTAGAGGATTTAAAGAAATTTTTAGAACTATTTAATGAATTAGCTTCAAAAGTTACAAAAACATCCTATGATAGCTTGGTCAATAGCATAGACGAAATACAGGAAGACAGCGAAATTGAAGAAATTAGAACAGCACAAAAAGATAAGACACTCAAGGAAGTGGAAGCACCTAAAGGAATAATTCCAAAATATAAAAAAGGTGTATCAAAGACTACTAAAAATGATTCAGAAATTGAAAAATCAAATAAAGAGAATAAATTAACCGGTAAAGTTGGAGAAAAATTAGCGCTAAATTACTTTAATGAGCTAATTGATAATAAAATAGACGAAGATAAGAAAGAACAGTTTAGGAATATTTTAAATGATAATCCAGGCTCTCAACACGGTCATGGCTATGATTTAGTAGCTTTTGATCCAACAAATACAGATAAAGCTGTAGAAAAATTTATTGAAATTAAAACATCTACATCTTCTAGTATTGAGGAACCATTTTTTATGTCGCTAAATGAAATGTTTGCTATGAAAGAATATAAGCAGAAATATTTAATATTAAGAATATTTAATGTTTCCGGTAAAGAACCACAATTTTATTTTATAGATCCATATGCAAATTATTCTGAATTTAAAGATGTAGATGATCTCATTGACAAAGTATTTAATGTAGAAGCTATTCAGTATAAAGTTTTTGGCGAAAAATGA
- the adsA gene encoding LPXTG-anchored adenosine synthase AdsA, translating to MKALLLKTSVWLVLLFSVMGLWQVSNAAEQHTPMKAQVVTTIDKATTDKQLVPPIKAAAHHSGEEAATNISAQGTADDTNNKVTFNAPSNKPSTAVSTKGNETRDVDAQQTSTQKPTQSATFTLSNAKTASLSPRMFAANAPQTTTHKILHTNDIHGRLAEEKGRVIGMAKLKTVKEQEKPDLMLDAGDAFQGLPLSNQSKGEEMAKAMNAVGYDAMAVGNHEFDFGYDQLKKLEGMLDFPMLSTNVYKDGKRAFKPSTIVTKNGIRYGIIGVTTPETKTKTRPEGIKGVEFRDPLQSVTAEMMRIYKDVDTFVVISHLGIDPSTQETWRGDYLVKQLSQNPQLKKRITVIDGHSHTVLQNGQIYNNDALAQTGTALANIGKITFNYRNGEVSNIKPSLINVKDVENVTPNKALAEQINQADQTFRAQTAEVIIPNNTIDFKGERDDVRTRETNLGNAIADAMEAYGVKNFSKKPDFAVTNGGGIRASIAKGKVTRYDLISVLPFGNTIAQIDVKGSDVWTAFEHSLGAPTTQKDGKTVLTANGGLLHISDSIRVYYDMNKPSGKRINAIQILNKKTGKFENIDLKRVYHVTMNDFTASGGDGYSMFGGPREEGISLDQVLASYLKTANLAKYDTTEPQRMLLGKPAVSEQPAKGQQGSKGSESGKDAQPIGDDKVMNPAKQPAPGKVVLLPAHRGTVSSGTEGSGRTLEGATVSSKSGNQLVRMSVPKGSAHEKQLPKTGTNQSSSPAAMFVLVAGIGLIATVRRRKAS from the coding sequence ATGAAAGCTTTATTACTTAAAACAAGTGTATGGCTCGTTTTGCTTTTTAGTGTGATGGGATTATGGCAAGTCTCGAACGCGGCTGAGCAGCATACACCAATGAAGGCACAAGTAGTAACAACGATAGACAAAGCAACAACTGATAAGCAACTAGTACCACCAATAAAGGCAGCGGCTCATCATTCTGGTGAAGAAGCGGCTACTAACATATCAGCACAGGGAACAGCTGATGATACAAATAACAAAGTAACATTCAACGCACCATCTAATAAACCATCTACAGCAGTTTCAACAAAAGGAAACGAAACGCGCGATGTAGATGCACAACAAACCTCAACACAAAAACCAACTCAATCAGCAACATTCACATTATCAAATGCTAAAACAGCATCACTTTCACCACGAATGTTTGCTGCCAATGCACCACAAACAACAACACATAAAATATTACATACAAATGATATCCATGGCCGACTAGCCGAAGAAAAAGGGCGTGTCATCGGTATGGCTAAATTAAAAACAGTAAAAGAACAAGAAAAGCCTGATTTAATGTTAGACGCAGGAGACGCATTCCAAGGTTTACCACTTTCAAACCAATCTAAAGGTGAAGAAATGGCTAAAGCGATGAATGCAGTAGGTTATGATGCTATGGCAGTCGGTAACCACGAATTTGACTTTGGATACGATCAGTTGAAAAAGTTAGAGGGTATGTTAGACTTCCCGATGCTAAGTACAAACGTTTATAAAGATGGGAAGCGCGCGTTTAAGCCTTCAACGATTGTAACGAAAAATGGTATTCGTTATGGAATTATTGGCGTAACGACACCAGAAACAAAGACGAAAACAAGACCTGAAGGCATTAAAGGTGTTGAATTTAGAGATCCATTACAAAGTGTGACAGCAGAAATGATGCGTATTTATAAAGATGTAGATACATTTGTTGTTATATCTCATTTAGGTATTGATCCTTCAACACAAGAAACATGGCGTGGCGATTACTTAGTGAAACAATTAAGTCAAAATCCACAATTGAAGAAACGTATTACAGTCATTGATGGACATTCACATACCGTACTTCAAAATGGTCAAATTTATAACAATGATGCATTAGCACAAACAGGTACAGCACTTGCGAATATCGGTAAGATTACATTTAATTATCGCAATGGAGAAGTATCGAATATTAAGCCGTCATTGATTAATGTTAAAGACGTTGAAAATGTAACACCGAACAAGGCATTAGCTGAACAAATTAATCAAGCTGATCAAACATTTAGAGCACAAACAGCAGAGGTTATTATTCCAAACAATACCATTGATTTCAAAGGAGAAAGAGACGACGTTAGAACGCGTGAAACAAATTTAGGAAACGCTATTGCAGATGCTATGGAAGCATATGGCGTTAAAAATTTCTCTAAAAAGCCTGACTTTGCCGTGACAAATGGTGGAGGTATTCGTGCCTCTATCGCCAAAGGTAAGGTGACACGCTATGATTTAATCTCAGTATTACCATTTGGAAATACGATTGCGCAAATTGATGTAAAAGGTTCAGACGTCTGGACAGCTTTTGAACATAGTTTAGGCGCACCAACAACACAAAAAGATGGTAAGACAGTGTTAACAGCGAATGGCGGTTTACTACATATCTCGGATTCAATTCGTGTTTACTATGATATGAATAAACCATCTGGTAAACGAATTAACGCTATTCAAATTTTAAATAAAAAGACAGGTAAGTTTGAAAATATTGATTTAAAACGTGTATATCACGTAACAATGAATGACTTCACAGCATCAGGTGGCGACGGATATAGTATGTTCGGTGGCCCTAGAGAAGAAGGTATTTCATTAGATCAAGTACTAGCAAGTTATTTAAAAACAGCTAACTTAGCTAAGTATGATACGACAGAACCACAACGTATGTTATTAGGTAAACCAGCAGTAAGTGAACAACCAGCTAAAGGACAACAAGGTAGCAAAGGTAGTGAGTCTGGCAAAGATGCACAACCAATTGGTGACGACAAAGTGATGAATCCAGCGAAACAACCAGCTCCAGGTAAAGTTGTATTGTTACCAGCGCATAGAGGAACTGTTAGTAGTGGTACAGAAGGTTCTGGTCGCACATTAGAAGGAGCTACTGTATCAAGCAAGAGTGGGAACCAATTGGTTAGAATGTCAGTGCCTAAAGGTAGCGCGCATGAGAAACAGTTACCAAAAACTGGAACTAATCAAAGTTCAAGCCCAGCAGCGATGTTTGTATTAGTAGCAGGTATAGGTTTAATCGCGACTGTACGACGTAGAAAAGCTAGCTAA